One genomic window of Paucidesulfovibrio gracilis DSM 16080 includes the following:
- the phoU gene encoding phosphate signaling complex protein PhoU — protein sequence MEQRAHFSNKLDELKMLVLRMSALSEKAVHQAVKALFELDGDQAEEVINQDCDINNLEDEIDRFVVETLALDQPMATDLRFLVGVSRITTNLERLGDEAVNLAHRTLFLSTRPPLPNDPKMEQLAEVAENMVSLAVKAFVDRDVRLAEKVCVMDNEADELNLKLLKQYISSMVTETRVVERGVHSILSARHLERVADLATNIAESVIFIVEGVNVKHRCKA from the coding sequence ATGGAACAGAGAGCACATTTTTCCAATAAGCTCGATGAATTGAAAATGCTCGTGCTGCGCATGTCCGCGCTGAGCGAAAAGGCCGTACACCAGGCGGTCAAGGCGCTCTTCGAGCTGGACGGCGACCAGGCCGAGGAAGTCATCAACCAGGATTGCGACATCAACAATCTCGAAGACGAGATCGACCGTTTTGTGGTGGAAACCCTGGCCCTGGATCAACCCATGGCCACGGACCTGCGCTTTCTGGTGGGCGTGAGCCGCATCACCACCAACCTGGAACGCCTGGGGGATGAGGCCGTGAACCTGGCCCACCGGACCCTGTTCCTCTCCACCCGGCCGCCCCTGCCCAATGATCCGAAAATGGAGCAACTGGCCGAAGTGGCGGAAAATATGGTTTCCCTGGCGGTAAAGGCCTTTGTGGATCGCGACGTGCGCCTGGCGGAAAAGGTCTGCGTCATGGACAACGAGGCGGACGAGCTGAATCTCAAGCTCCTCAAGCAATACATCTCCAGCATGGTGACGGAAACCCGCGTTGTGGAACGCGGCGTGCATTCCATCCTCAGCGCGCGGCACCTGGAACGCGTGGCCGATCTGGCCACCAACATTGCCGAAAGCGTGATCTTCATTGTGGAAGGCGTGAACGTGAAACACCGTTGCAAGGCCTGA
- the sppA gene encoding signal peptide peptidase SppA, with protein MKPKAQFSARHPFLFGFALLILAVVLFMGASAFFGGRHLGGAGSSGRTVGVVYLEGMILDGADVVAFLRELREDPDVEGVLLRVNSPGGAVAPSQEMFQAVRELAAVKPVVASYGSVAASGGYYASCPATLIVANPGSVTGSIGVLMEYMDMSELAGELGVRRVLLASGKNKGAGSPLEPLTPQQREQLMGIVRDMHDQFVSDVTIARSMRKDVVAALADGRVYTGRQARENGLVDELGGFEYALSRLMDLCHMTERPDLYEGPPRDVPLLEKLVGAESAARLFTSWTQRLVPGVRFLYQ; from the coding sequence ATGAAGCCTAAGGCTCAATTCTCCGCGCGCCACCCCTTTCTGTTCGGGTTCGCGTTACTCATACTGGCCGTGGTCCTCTTTATGGGGGCCTCGGCCTTTTTTGGTGGTCGCCATCTCGGCGGCGCCGGCTCCAGCGGCCGCACTGTGGGAGTGGTCTACCTGGAAGGCATGATCCTGGACGGCGCGGACGTGGTCGCCTTTCTGCGGGAACTGCGCGAGGATCCCGACGTGGAAGGCGTGCTCCTGCGCGTGAATTCGCCCGGCGGGGCCGTGGCTCCCTCCCAGGAAATGTTCCAGGCCGTGCGCGAGCTGGCCGCGGTCAAGCCCGTGGTGGCCTCCTACGGTTCTGTGGCCGCTTCCGGTGGATATTACGCCTCCTGCCCGGCCACGCTTATCGTGGCCAACCCCGGCAGCGTCACCGGATCCATCGGCGTGCTCATGGAATACATGGACATGAGCGAGCTTGCCGGAGAATTGGGCGTGCGCCGCGTGCTGCTCGCCTCCGGAAAAAACAAAGGGGCCGGTTCCCCCCTGGAACCCCTCACCCCCCAGCAGCGGGAACAGCTCATGGGCATTGTGCGCGACATGCACGACCAGTTTGTTTCCGACGTGACCATTGCCCGCTCCATGCGCAAGGACGTGGTGGCAGCCCTGGCCGACGGCCGTGTCTACACCGGACGACAGGCCCGCGAAAACGGCCTTGTGGACGAGCTGGGAGGATTCGAATACGCCTTGTCCCGCCTTATGGACCTTTGCCACATGACCGAACGGCCGGATCTCTACGAGGGGCCGCCTCGGGACGTACCCCTGCTGGAAAAGCTCGTGGGCGCGGAGTCCGCGGCGCGGCTGTTTACTTCCTGGACGCAGCGGCTGGTCCCCGGGGTCCGCTTTCTCTATCAATGA
- a CDS encoding 30S ribosomal protein S1 codes for MEETVKQDVSAESPEMEMSFEKALEDYLSPEFGDLEEGSIVPGEVVKVDKDHILVDVNFKSEGQIPVSEFLDAEGNVTVAVGDKVDVFVSNKDEGEGTIHLSREKAKRMQLFDKLEEVQEQDGVIKGRIMRRIKGGYTVDLGGVEAFLPGSHVDLRPVPDMDALVSQEFEFKILKINRRRSNVIVSRRVLLEELRGEQREKLLETLAEEQVVKGKVKNITEYGVFVDLGGLDGLLHITDMSWKRIRHPKEMVALGDELELKVLNFDRESQKVSLGLKQLTADPWEDIETKYPEGEKFTGTVTNLADYGAFVELETGVEGLVHISEMSWTRKLRHPSQMVHVGDEVEVVVLGVDPEKKRISLGMKQIKPNPWDVVAEKYPEGTILEGAIKNITEFGVFIGIEEGIDGLIHVSDISWTKKIRHPSEVYKAGDIVQAKVLTVDKENEKFTLGVKQLTEDPWSQVPSKYPQGQLVSGQVTNITDFGLFVEVEEGIEGLVHVSEISRKKIKSPSEIYKEGDTIEAKVIHVSADERRLGLSIKQTKDEGEQQRRRPASKGYSSGAPESGNTLGALLREKLEAAEEARSEGEEPAEDEA; via the coding sequence ATGGAAGAAACAGTGAAACAGGATGTTTCCGCCGAGTCTCCCGAAATGGAGATGAGTTTTGAGAAAGCGCTTGAGGACTACCTGAGCCCCGAATTCGGGGATCTCGAAGAAGGAAGTATCGTCCCGGGCGAAGTGGTCAAAGTCGACAAAGACCACATTCTCGTGGACGTTAATTTTAAGTCCGAAGGTCAGATTCCGGTCAGCGAGTTCCTTGACGCCGAAGGAAACGTGACCGTGGCCGTCGGCGACAAGGTGGATGTGTTCGTCTCCAACAAGGACGAAGGCGAAGGCACCATCCATCTCTCCCGTGAAAAGGCAAAGCGGATGCAGCTTTTCGACAAGCTCGAAGAGGTGCAGGAGCAGGACGGCGTCATCAAGGGCCGCATCATGCGCCGCATCAAGGGCGGCTACACCGTGGATCTCGGCGGCGTCGAGGCATTCCTGCCCGGCTCCCACGTGGATCTGCGCCCCGTGCCCGACATGGACGCCCTGGTCTCCCAGGAGTTCGAGTTCAAGATCCTGAAGATCAACCGCCGCCGTTCCAACGTCATCGTGTCCCGTCGCGTGCTGCTCGAAGAGCTGCGCGGTGAACAGCGCGAAAAGCTGCTCGAGACCCTGGCCGAAGAACAGGTCGTCAAGGGCAAGGTCAAGAACATCACCGAATACGGCGTGTTCGTCGACCTCGGCGGACTCGACGGCCTGCTGCACATCACGGACATGTCCTGGAAGCGCATTCGTCATCCCAAAGAGATGGTCGCCCTTGGCGACGAGCTGGAACTCAAGGTGCTCAACTTCGACCGCGAGTCCCAGAAAGTCTCTCTCGGCCTCAAGCAGCTCACTGCGGATCCGTGGGAAGATATCGAAACGAAGTACCCCGAAGGCGAAAAGTTCACCGGCACCGTCACGAACCTGGCCGACTACGGCGCGTTCGTGGAACTGGAAACCGGCGTGGAAGGCCTGGTCCACATCTCCGAGATGTCCTGGACCCGCAAGCTGCGTCATCCTTCCCAGATGGTCCATGTGGGCGACGAAGTCGAAGTGGTCGTGCTCGGCGTTGATCCCGAGAAAAAGCGCATCTCCCTGGGCATGAAGCAGATCAAGCCCAATCCCTGGGATGTGGTGGCCGAAAAGTACCCCGAAGGAACCATCCTCGAAGGCGCCATCAAGAACATCACCGAATTCGGCGTGTTCATCGGCATCGAGGAAGGCATCGACGGTCTTATCCATGTGTCCGACATTTCCTGGACCAAGAAGATCCGTCACCCCTCCGAGGTCTACAAGGCCGGGGACATCGTCCAGGCCAAGGTGCTCACCGTGGACAAGGAGAACGAGAAGTTCACCTTGGGCGTCAAGCAGCTCACCGAGGATCCCTGGTCCCAGGTGCCCAGCAAGTACCCCCAAGGCCAGCTCGTCAGCGGTCAGGTGACCAACATCACCGACTTCGGCCTGTTCGTGGAAGTGGAAGAGGGCATCGAGGGTCTGGTCCACGTCTCCGAGATCAGCCGTAAGAAGATCAAAAGCCCGTCCGAGATCTACAAGGAAGGCGACACCATCGAGGCCAAGGTCATCCACGTTTCCGCGGATGAACGCCGTCTCGGCCTGTCCATCAAGCAGACCAAGGACGAAGGCGAACAACAACGCCGCCGCCCGGCCTCCAAGGGATACTCCTCTGGTGCTCCGGAATCCGGCAATACCTTGGGCGCCCTCCTGCGTGAAAAGCTGGAAGCCGCCGAAGAAGCCCGCAGCGAAGGCGAGGAGCCTGCCGAGGATGAAGCCTAA
- a CDS encoding alginate O-acetyltransferase AlgX-related protein, which translates to MVVSKTKARVGKNGFLFLCNDNNKVYRQISGEYNLTPLEVARWKAEIDYRFDACRSVGAQYLYLIVPNKHCVYSQYLDDEHVVSEKRIARKLEKASPHVLYPSNMLKEYDELTYYRTDTHWSSVGCAVVWNEIAEKLRLGTALDIAKTKQVTMVGDLGNKLSPQRTSIAVELDIETETVETWNNGLHNRGFISIHTNRNSNLKRAIIFGDSFTANHIKYISAYFSELYFVNSNLFPLDLIKKLAPDVVITQTVERFIHKTVPTDRNVFRSLLCLMEEGKYCREHLYRFMQKSENRIYPTEIFQEMRRVAEDQITFLDTVEQSGLATFLESKKGEVPCDLSKYINARSPSRLHYEQYLYYKHVGDGDNAIKEIADAAEKFPHRPKYVHSYAKELDKCGKLEAAAEQMNSAILLRPQNLDYHLYLISLFLKSGKIQSAKEAFGNAKALFPDLEEPHHLWCMSYLSVGEMGSAVVESARMIKQHANPKTHLQVATLFMQHANFEHAKRHALVALQRKPADAEAQAVLRRIVGLKCRLGQANTQRIA; encoded by the coding sequence ATGGTTGTTTCAAAAACAAAAGCTCGGGTAGGGAAAAATGGTTTTCTGTTTTTGTGTAACGATAACAACAAAGTTTATAGACAAATTTCAGGGGAATACAACCTGACCCCGTTGGAAGTCGCCCGTTGGAAAGCCGAAATAGACTATCGCTTCGATGCCTGTAGATCCGTGGGGGCGCAATACCTTTACCTTATTGTGCCAAACAAGCACTGTGTTTATTCTCAATACCTTGATGATGAACATGTTGTTTCCGAAAAAAGGATCGCTCGTAAACTGGAAAAAGCCAGTCCGCACGTGCTGTATCCATCCAATATGCTGAAGGAATATGACGAGCTGACCTATTACAGAACGGATACACATTGGAGCAGTGTGGGGTGTGCGGTTGTCTGGAATGAAATCGCAGAGAAGCTGCGTCTTGGGACCGCGTTGGACATAGCGAAAACCAAGCAGGTCACTATGGTCGGCGACCTGGGAAACAAGCTTTCCCCCCAGCGGACGTCCATTGCCGTCGAACTGGATATTGAAACGGAAACGGTAGAGACATGGAACAACGGCCTTCATAATCGCGGGTTCATTTCAATCCACACGAATAGGAACAGTAACCTTAAGCGTGCCATTATTTTTGGCGACTCGTTTACAGCTAATCATATCAAGTACATATCCGCTTATTTTTCTGAGCTTTATTTTGTGAATTCCAATTTATTCCCATTGGATCTGATCAAAAAACTTGCACCGGACGTCGTCATTACCCAAACGGTTGAACGATTCATCCACAAAACCGTTCCAACTGATCGAAACGTATTCAGGTCTCTGCTGTGTCTGATGGAAGAGGGAAAATATTGCCGTGAGCATCTGTACAGATTTATGCAAAAGAGCGAAAACAGAATTTATCCAACTGAGATTTTTCAAGAGATGCGGCGCGTTGCAGAAGATCAAATCACTTTTCTGGATACTGTCGAGCAGAGTGGGCTTGCAACGTTTCTTGAATCGAAGAAAGGGGAGGTGCCGTGTGACCTTTCAAAATATATCAATGCGCGTTCTCCTTCCCGCCTGCACTATGAACAATACCTTTATTACAAACACGTCGGCGATGGCGACAATGCGATAAAGGAAATTGCCGATGCCGCAGAAAAATTTCCGCATAGGCCGAAATATGTCCACAGCTATGCAAAAGAACTGGACAAATGTGGGAAACTGGAAGCCGCAGCCGAGCAAATGAATTCCGCGATTCTCCTGCGTCCACAAAACCTGGACTACCATTTGTATTTGATTAGTTTATTTTTAAAGTCTGGAAAGATACAGTCTGCAAAAGAGGCATTTGGCAATGCAAAAGCGCTATTCCCTGACCTGGAAGAGCCACACCATTTATGGTGCATGTCATATTTGTCCGTAGGGGAAATGGGCAGTGCCGTTGTGGAGTCGGCACGTATGATCAAACAACATGCCAACCCAAAGACGCATTTGCAGGTTGCGACATTGTTCATGCAGCATGCGAATTTTGAGCATGCGAAGCGACATGCTCTGGTTGCCCTGCAAAGGAAGCCTGCTGATGCCGAAGCCCAGGCGGTCTTGCGGCGAATTGTTGGGTTGAAGTGCCGCTTGGGTCAAGCCAACACGCAACGTATCGCCTAG
- a CDS encoding class II fructose-bisphosphate aldolase, which yields MANQNFEQALSVGRPPNIRKLFPNSKALIVSGKVIDQAMLRKGKCMTIAANGRNIFVIEGTLRAAQKADAAVIIEIAKSESTYCPTTMFNIARRVDALMNQYGITVPVAIHADHYFIKGEPDYKQALTEIPALFDSGITSIAIDASHLPDADNLKTNIDLAPLIPTWAGYETEVGEIKGTQGLSTPEEALFLIRGLNAHGFFPDWIALNNGTTHGIEATGAGIQVDLTRDIHEALAPYGTSGAQHGTSGNDSDRLRQIAEKTRTTKANVATALQMIAWGIKVNDYGNAIMEDGRFAKLEGRGLSEELYAEIQAHADEHDIQGGNWKKLNLPFERRMLGQTADVRERMAQAVEDFVYDLLINVFNAKGTASLAMDMILEKNSHDMGVKADAFEDRAEWTEEKYRARADAMDVDKGPEGDFDD from the coding sequence ATGGCCAACCAGAATTTTGAACAAGCGCTGTCCGTCGGGAGACCGCCGAACATCCGCAAACTTTTCCCCAATTCCAAGGCGCTCATCGTTTCCGGCAAGGTCATCGACCAAGCCATGCTGCGCAAGGGCAAATGCATGACCATCGCGGCCAACGGGCGAAACATCTTCGTCATCGAAGGCACCCTGCGCGCCGCGCAAAAGGCCGACGCCGCCGTGATCATCGAAATCGCCAAGTCCGAGTCCACCTATTGCCCCACCACCATGTTCAACATTGCCCGCCGGGTGGACGCGCTCATGAACCAGTACGGCATCACCGTGCCGGTAGCCATCCACGCGGACCACTATTTCATCAAAGGTGAGCCGGACTACAAGCAGGCGCTCACCGAAATTCCGGCCCTGTTCGACTCGGGCATCACGTCCATCGCCATTGACGCGTCCCACCTGCCCGACGCCGACAACCTCAAGACCAATATCGACCTGGCCCCGCTGATCCCCACCTGGGCCGGATACGAGACCGAAGTCGGCGAGATCAAGGGTACCCAGGGACTCTCCACCCCGGAAGAAGCCCTGTTCCTTATCCGCGGACTCAACGCCCACGGCTTTTTCCCGGATTGGATCGCCCTGAACAACGGCACCACCCACGGCATCGAAGCCACGGGCGCGGGCATTCAGGTGGACCTGACCCGCGACATCCACGAAGCCCTGGCCCCCTACGGCACCAGCGGCGCCCAGCACGGCACCAGCGGCAACGACTCGGACCGGCTGCGCCAGATCGCGGAAAAAACCCGCACCACAAAAGCCAACGTGGCCACAGCCCTGCAGATGATCGCCTGGGGCATCAAGGTCAACGATTACGGCAACGCCATCATGGAGGACGGACGGTTCGCCAAACTGGAAGGCCGCGGCCTCTCCGAAGAACTCTACGCCGAAATCCAGGCCCACGCCGATGAACACGACATCCAGGGCGGAAACTGGAAAAAACTGAACCTGCCCTTTGAGCGCCGCATGCTCGGCCAAACCGCCGATGTGCGCGAACGCATGGCCCAGGCCGTGGAGGACTTCGTCTACGACCTGCTCATCAACGTGTTCAACGCCAAGGGAACCGCATCCCTCGCCATGGACATGATCCTGGAGAAAAACTCCCACGACATGGGTGTCAAGGCTGACGCCTTTGAGGATCGGGCCGAATGGACCGAAGAAAAATACCGCGCCCGCGCCGATGCCATGGACGTGGACAAAGGACCGGAAGGCGATTTCGACGACTAG
- a CDS encoding chemotaxis protein CheD: protein MQELDKYPRVFLQTGDCFFGVMPTLVTTVLGSCVAVTMYCPEKRMSAICHGFLPDSGEDRSARPDPQACRYVDTAVYNMLEAMYKLGARNSTLQVKIMGGAAGLSSSLDRGSNFRIGERNVNMARRILASEGIRISKMDVGGDKGRKVLFLTHTGEAWIKRLSSMATAREAQAGKPLGRLRNKG from the coding sequence ATGCAGGAGTTGGATAAATATCCCCGGGTATTTTTGCAGACCGGCGACTGTTTTTTCGGGGTCATGCCCACGTTGGTGACCACGGTGCTCGGCTCCTGCGTGGCCGTGACCATGTATTGCCCGGAAAAACGCATGAGCGCCATCTGCCACGGCTTTCTGCCCGATAGCGGAGAGGACCGCTCGGCCCGGCCCGATCCACAGGCCTGCCGCTACGTGGATACCGCTGTATATAATATGTTGGAAGCCATGTATAAGCTGGGCGCACGCAACTCCACCCTGCAGGTCAAGATCATGGGCGGGGCCGCGGGACTCAGCTCCAGCCTGGACCGGGGCAGCAATTTCCGCATTGGTGAACGCAACGTGAACATGGCCCGCCGCATTCTGGCCTCGGAGGGAATCCGCATCTCCAAGATGGACGTGGGCGGCGACAAGGGGCGCAAGGTGTTGTTCCTCACCCACACGGGCGAGGCATGGATCAAGCGGCTCAGCTCCATGGCCACGGCACGCGAGGCCCAGGCCGGAAAACCCCTGGGGCGGCTGCGGAACAAAGGGTAG
- a CDS encoding MFS transporter, producing MTDRSSRKMYVFLLVLTVAAFGGLQGWRTIFNNFAVETVGISGAQMGALQSLREVPGFLALLAVYVLLFISQHRLAALSVVLMGLGVALTGYLPTYSGLILTTLLMSFGFHYFETMNQSLTLQYFGLKQAPLVMARLRSMGAVTNLVVGGLIWVLAAHLEYRTMFLAMGVLAALLGLWAVTRDPTRHDLPAQRKELVFRKKYWLFYVLTFLSGGRRQIFVAFAVFLLVERYGYSVQQITLLFVLNNVVNWLVNPYIGRAVNRFGERAVLSVEYGSLFFVFGAYALVDSALVAGLLYVLDNVFFNCAMAIKTYYQKIADPGDMASGMAVGFTVNHVAAVVVPVLGGLAWMVDYRVVFLGASVLSLVSLALSQLVGRPKTRTIDSDRAKQV from the coding sequence ATGACCGACCGATCTTCCCGAAAGATGTACGTGTTCCTCTTGGTGCTCACGGTGGCCGCCTTTGGCGGACTCCAGGGCTGGCGTACGATCTTCAACAATTTTGCCGTGGAAACCGTGGGCATCAGCGGGGCGCAAATGGGCGCGCTGCAATCCCTGCGGGAAGTGCCCGGATTTCTCGCGCTGCTGGCGGTGTATGTGCTGCTGTTCATCAGCCAGCACCGCCTGGCCGCCCTGTCCGTGGTGCTCATGGGCCTGGGCGTGGCCCTGACCGGCTATCTGCCCACCTATTCGGGGCTGATTCTGACCACCCTGCTCATGTCCTTTGGGTTTCATTATTTTGAAACCATGAACCAGTCCCTGACCCTGCAATATTTCGGATTGAAGCAGGCTCCACTGGTCATGGCCCGGCTGCGGAGCATGGGCGCGGTGACCAATCTGGTGGTGGGCGGGCTGATCTGGGTTTTGGCCGCGCACCTGGAGTACCGGACCATGTTTCTGGCCATGGGCGTGCTGGCCGCGCTGCTGGGGCTTTGGGCCGTGACCCGGGATCCCACGCGGCACGATCTTCCGGCCCAACGGAAAGAGCTGGTCTTCCGGAAAAAATATTGGCTGTTTTACGTGTTGACCTTTCTTTCCGGGGGCAGGCGGCAGATATTCGTGGCCTTTGCCGTGTTTTTGCTGGTGGAGCGCTATGGATACAGCGTACAGCAGATTACCCTGCTGTTTGTGCTCAACAACGTGGTCAACTGGCTGGTGAACCCGTACATTGGCCGGGCCGTGAACCGATTCGGCGAACGCGCGGTGCTCAGTGTGGAGTACGGCAGCCTGTTTTTCGTTTTTGGCGCCTATGCTCTGGTGGATAGCGCCCTGGTGGCCGGGTTGCTCTATGTGCTGGACAACGTGTTTTTTAATTGCGCCATGGCCATCAAGACATATTACCAAAAAATCGCGGACCCCGGAGACATGGCCTCGGGCATGGCCGTGGGCTTTACTGTGAACCATGTGGCCGCGGTGGTGGTGCCTGTACTGGGCGGGCTGGCCTGGATGGTGGACTACCGGGTGGTTTTCCTGGGAGCCTCGGTCCTGAGTCTGGTTTCCCTGGCGTTGTCCCAACTGGTGGGCCGGCCGAAAACACGGACGATTGACTCGGATCGTGCAAAACAGGTATGA
- a CDS encoding AMIN domain-containing protein produces MRRINLRILFFFMLLMCCGAGTASAEGDTPWKVRRPADNTVLPSEYVHRPGADSMAEPDQAEEPLSGHSQAQRPDASPADQKPQPEPESEPKAAVSTPETSRPAPAKPAKKLNRAGPLNAVMLEGDVLLTLPLDQAKPRTRHFWLKKPGRLVVDVLGSWDNTGGNVFRLDSPWVDKVVLGEHDEFLRMVIYASPDSGAVGLTPDISNTDDGLRIVVTPIR; encoded by the coding sequence ATGCGCAGGATAAATTTGAGAATACTGTTTTTTTTCATGCTGCTGATGTGCTGCGGCGCGGGAACGGCTTCGGCCGAAGGCGATACTCCGTGGAAGGTGCGCCGTCCCGCGGACAACACGGTGTTGCCCTCGGAATACGTGCATCGGCCCGGAGCGGATTCCATGGCGGAGCCGGATCAGGCTGAAGAGCCGCTTTCAGGCCATTCCCAGGCCCAACGGCCGGATGCGTCTCCGGCTGATCAAAAGCCGCAACCCGAACCCGAATCCGAACCCAAGGCTGCAGTTTCGACCCCGGAGACGAGCCGTCCGGCACCGGCCAAACCCGCCAAAAAGCTGAACCGCGCCGGGCCGCTCAACGCCGTCATGCTGGAAGGGGACGTGCTGCTGACCCTGCCCCTGGACCAGGCCAAGCCCCGCACCCGTCACTTTTGGTTGAAAAAGCCGGGCCGACTCGTGGTGGATGTGCTCGGCAGCTGGGACAATACCGGAGGCAACGTGTTCCGCCTGGACTCCCCCTGGGTGGACAAGGTGGTGCTGGGCGAGCATGACGAATTCCTTCGCATGGTTATCTATGCGTCCCCGGACAGCGGCGCCGTGGGCCTCACCCCGGACATCTCCAATACCGACGACGGATTGCGCATAGTGGTGACTCCGATACGCTGA
- the pstB gene encoding phosphate ABC transporter ATP-binding protein PstB encodes MPDIKVSSVNLDFFYGDFKALEDVTLEFEENQVTALIGPSGCGKSTYLRCINRMNDLIPGTRVEGRMTLDGADIYAPGLDVVALRRRIGMVFQKPNPFPKTIYENVAYGLRVNGVKEKRLIDERVEESLKGSALWDEVKDRLHSSALGLSGGQQQRLCIARALAVQPEVLLMDEPASALDPIATQKIEDLIHELKQHFTIIIVTHSMQQAARVSDRTAFFYMGRLIEVDTTKNMFTKPKIKQTEDYITGRFG; translated from the coding sequence GTGCCGGATATCAAGGTCTCGTCGGTCAATCTGGACTTCTTTTACGGGGATTTCAAAGCCCTGGAAGACGTCACCCTGGAGTTCGAGGAAAATCAGGTCACTGCCCTGATCGGTCCCTCGGGCTGCGGAAAAAGTACCTACCTACGCTGCATCAACCGCATGAACGACCTCATCCCGGGAACCCGGGTGGAAGGACGCATGACCCTGGACGGGGCGGACATTTATGCCCCGGGCCTGGACGTGGTGGCCCTGCGCCGCCGCATCGGCATGGTTTTCCAAAAGCCAAACCCCTTTCCCAAGACCATCTATGAAAACGTGGCCTATGGTCTGCGGGTCAACGGCGTAAAGGAAAAACGCCTCATCGACGAACGCGTGGAGGAGAGCCTCAAAGGGTCCGCCCTTTGGGACGAAGTCAAGGACCGGCTGCATTCTTCGGCCTTGGGGCTTTCCGGCGGTCAGCAGCAGCGGCTGTGCATCGCCCGGGCCTTGGCCGTGCAGCCCGAGGTGTTGCTCATGGATGAACCGGCGTCCGCCCTGGACCCCATTGCCACCCAGAAAATCGAGGATCTGATCCACGAGCTGAAGCAGCACTTCACCATCATCATCGTGACCCACTCCATGCAGCAGGCGGCCCGCGTCTCCGACAGGACCGCATTCTTTTACATGGGCAGGCTCATTGAGGTGGACACCACCAAAAATATGTTCACCAAGCCCAAAATCAAACAGACCGAAGACTACATCACAGGCCGGTTCGGCTAG
- a CDS encoding glycosyltransferase yields MRIVHFSTNSLAGMPLRLVQGINAHTPHQARLVDLERYSLEQLGWYEHDIVFSETPQAALEAAQQADIIHLHNYLDLDSTTFAPIDFRTLQRNGALVLRQFHSTPETVALRMNVPLERVTSCTLPALVISHYPERLYPRARVVPNFVPQDDPAYQPPKPGIALETDLFFSPTKLTGAWENRWNTKADPEVSALMDRLARETGCTWLRLHGRPLAEILRARASSRIVLDDMSNGSMHLSGLEGVSQGKPVCAYLDGRQLRVLAEMAGTSSHPYCNVRLEEAHPVLRRLLAAPDETRDMGREAREWLVRQYADHLLIERYVEAYAQLEATGGLERQPALRLDRALDRFQAVELPELLWNARAKTQGHGS; encoded by the coding sequence GTGCGCATCGTTCACTTTTCCACCAACTCCCTGGCGGGCATGCCCCTGCGGTTGGTCCAGGGCATCAATGCCCACACCCCGCATCAGGCCCGGCTCGTGGACCTGGAACGCTACTCCCTGGAACAGCTCGGATGGTATGAACACGACATCGTGTTTTCCGAAACTCCGCAGGCCGCTCTTGAGGCGGCGCAACAAGCGGACATCATCCACCTGCACAATTATCTGGACCTGGATTCCACCACCTTCGCGCCCATTGACTTCCGGACGCTGCAACGCAACGGCGCGCTGGTGCTCCGGCAATTCCACTCCACGCCCGAGACCGTGGCCCTGCGCATGAACGTCCCCCTGGAGCGAGTGACTTCCTGCACGCTGCCCGCCCTGGTCATCAGCCATTACCCGGAACGATTGTACCCCCGGGCCAGGGTGGTACCCAACTTTGTTCCCCAGGACGACCCCGCGTATCAGCCGCCAAAACCGGGCATCGCGCTGGAAACGGATCTTTTTTTCAGCCCCACCAAGTTGACCGGCGCGTGGGAAAATCGTTGGAACACCAAGGCGGATCCCGAAGTGAGCGCGCTTATGGATCGGCTGGCCCGGGAAACCGGCTGTACCTGGCTGCGTCTGCATGGCCGCCCCCTGGCTGAGATTCTGCGCGCCCGGGCCTCCTCGCGCATTGTGCTGGACGATATGTCCAACGGCTCCATGCATCTCTCCGGATTGGAGGGCGTGAGCCAGGGCAAGCCGGTTTGCGCCTACCTGGACGGACGCCAATTGCGCGTGCTGGCGGAGATGGCCGGAACCTCCTCCCACCCGTATTGCAATGTGCGTCTGGAAGAAGCCCACCCCGTGCTGCGGCGGCTGCTGGCCGCCCCGGACGAGACCCGGGACATGGGCCGGGAGGCGCGGGAATGGCTGGTCCGGCAGTATGCCGACCACCTGCTGATCGAGCGGTATGTGGAGGCGTATGCACAGCTGGAAGCCACGGGCGGTTTGGAACGTCAGCCCGCCCTGCGCCTGGATCGCGCCCTGGACCGCTTCCAGGCCGTGGAATTGCCCGAGCTGCTCTGGAACGCCAGGGCCAAGACCCAGGGGCATGGCTCATGA